The genomic window AATTCAAAGGTGTTTTGATTCACTAACTCTGAATTACTAGGTTTCAAATAAATCACCACTTGATACATTTCCTTATTGGGATGGGGAACAACTATATTTGTCTAAAGTGTACTTTAATGACTTGCAAATTGCTGTAAATGTTAAATAAAGGCAATTACTGTATCAATATTAAAAGTAGAGATTATGAGTTGAAGTAAGCGGGGGAAGAATAATATTACAGCAGTTTGCGACTCAGTGTAGTACAATTTTAAATTAGCATAATAATTTTAATAAATCCTTCAATGAAACCTTATTCTATTGATTTACGTCAGAAAATTATTGAAGCTTATCAAAACCAAGAAGGTTCACAAAGACAGTTAGCTAAACGCTTTAAAGTTAGTCTTAGCTTCACTCAAAAATTATTGAAGCGATATCGCGAAACCAACGAGATAGAACCTCGTAAGAGTGGAAAAGGATTTATTGCCAGACTAGAACAGCATACACAGGTGGTTGAGAAATTAGTTGCTGATAATAATGATATCACTTTAGAAGAATTACAAAACTCTCTTGAATTAGAAACAGGGGTCAAACTATCTATTAGTAACATTTGTCGTTTTCTACAAAGAAAAAAACTGACTCGAAAAAAAGCGAGTCAAGCTGCAACTGAAAGAGTCCAAGGTCTTCGATTTAACTATTGGAAACAAGTCAAAAAAGTTGACATGGAAAATTTAGTATTTATTGATGAAATGGGAGCCAATCTAGCTTTAGCTCGTAGATATGCTCGTTCTCTTCAAGGGACTCGTGCCTATAGTCAACAGCCTTTTTACCCTGGACAACATTTAAGTTTAATTGGAGCGATTGCTCTTAAAGGTTTTATAGGAGGAATGACTCTAGAAGGAGGAACAAATGGTATAGCTTTTCAAGTTTTTTTAGATAAAGTTTTACTACCCCAACTTTGGCCAGGTGCTTGTGTAGTAATGACCTGAGTTCGATATAAGATAATCGGCTATAATTTAGTCACTGAAAGGATTACAGGCATTTTCGATTATTTACCAGTTCTCAATTA from Crocosphaera subtropica ATCC 51142 includes these protein-coding regions:
- a CDS encoding transposase, whose translation is MKPYSIDLRQKIIEAYQNQEGSQRQLAKRFKVSLSFTQKLLKRYRETNEIEPRKSGKGFIARLEQHTQVVEKLVADNNDITLEELQNSLELETGVKLSISNICRFLQRKKLTRKKASQAATERVQGLRFNYWKQVKKVDMENLVFIDEMGANLALARRYARSLQGTRAYSQQPFYPGQHLSLIGAIALKGFIGGMTLEGGTNGIAFQVFLDKVLLPQLWPGACVVMT